One region of Candidatus Thermoplasmatota archaeon genomic DNA includes:
- a CDS encoding 3-hydroxyacyl-CoA dehydrogenase family protein — protein MGGAGIETNLRRVTVLGSGTMGHGIAHVAALAGCSVRLRDVDDKLLESAVGKIRSNLRKGVEKGKVDARAADEALARIETTTDLAAACAEADLVIEAIPESVDLKRRVFAEVERAVPPACILASNTSSLSIDGIAHGVADPGRVVGMHFFNPPYVLRLVEVVRGARTREDVVAATVQAARHMGKTPIVVKDSPGFASSRLGVVLGLEAMRMVEQGVASASDIDTALELGYGHPMGPLRTSDLVGLDVRLAIAEHLHRELRDDTYRPPEVLRRLVREGKLGKKTGQGFYRWDGDSPTP, from the coding sequence GTGGGCGGCGCGGGGATCGAGACGAACCTGCGCCGGGTCACCGTCCTTGGCAGCGGAACGATGGGCCACGGCATCGCGCACGTGGCCGCGCTTGCCGGGTGCTCGGTCCGGCTGCGCGACGTGGACGACAAGCTCCTGGAGTCGGCCGTCGGCAAGATCCGCTCCAACCTGCGCAAGGGCGTCGAGAAGGGCAAGGTCGACGCTCGGGCCGCGGACGAGGCCCTCGCGCGCATCGAGACGACGACGGATCTTGCCGCGGCGTGCGCGGAGGCCGACCTCGTGATCGAGGCGATCCCCGAATCCGTCGATCTCAAGCGGCGAGTCTTCGCCGAGGTCGAGCGCGCGGTTCCGCCCGCCTGCATCTTGGCGAGCAACACGTCCAGCCTCTCGATCGACGGCATCGCGCACGGCGTCGCCGATCCTGGCCGCGTCGTGGGCATGCACTTCTTCAACCCCCCGTACGTGCTCCGGCTGGTCGAGGTCGTGCGGGGCGCGCGCACGCGCGAGGACGTCGTGGCGGCGACCGTGCAAGCCGCGCGGCACATGGGCAAGACGCCCATCGTCGTGAAGGACAGCCCGGGTTTTGCAAGCTCGCGCCTGGGCGTCGTGCTTGGCCTCGAAGCCATGCGCATGGTGGAGCAGGGGGTGGCGAGCGCCTCGGACATCGACACGGCCCTCGAGCTTGGCTACGGCCACCCGATGGGCCCCCTTCGCACGAGCGATCTTGTCGGTCTCGACGTGCGCCTTGCCATCGCAGAGCATCTTCACCGCGAGCTTCGCGACGACACGTATCGGCCGCCCGAGGTCCTGCGCCGGCTCGTCCGCGAGGGGAAGCTCGGGAAGAAAACGGGGCAAGGGTTCTATCGCTGGGACGGCGACTCCCCGACGCCTTGA